One window of the Armatimonadota bacterium genome contains the following:
- a CDS encoding zinc-binding dehydrogenase, with protein sequence MQARTADVGRIPETMTAWALGGPGELQRVTKPVPRPGPAEVLVKVAAVAVCATDLEILHHGLPALIEGELPFHKGHVLGHEYVGTVAALGPDVDEFRVGDRVVVEVHAGCGRCERCRHGMYTACLNYSFRGRGHRANGFTTDGGFAEYAVNRVNTLFRLPDHLPFDEATLIVTAGTALYGLDTLGGPVAGETLLVTGPGPIGLMGVACGKALGAEVILTGTRENRLRLGRELGADHTINVREADVVQEVRRLTDGLGVDLVLECAGAPNAVNEALYATKRGGRICLAAFSRDPVPVDTAHLVRHNITLYGIRGEGRGAVRRGLALMAQGKISGRPFITHRFPLDQLPQALETAARRLDDAIKVVVTV encoded by the coding sequence ATGCAGGCGCGGACGGCTGACGTGGGGCGCATCCCCGAGACGATGACGGCCTGGGCCCTCGGAGGTCCCGGGGAACTGCAGCGGGTGACGAAGCCGGTCCCGCGGCCGGGGCCTGCGGAGGTGCTGGTCAAGGTGGCGGCTGTGGCGGTCTGCGCCACCGACCTGGAGATCCTCCACCACGGCCTCCCCGCCCTCATCGAGGGGGAGCTCCCCTTCCACAAGGGGCACGTGCTGGGGCACGAGTACGTGGGCACGGTGGCGGCGCTCGGGCCGGACGTCGACGAGTTCCGCGTGGGCGACCGGGTGGTCGTCGAGGTCCACGCCGGGTGCGGGCGGTGCGAGCGCTGCCGCCACGGCATGTACACGGCCTGCCTGAACTACTCCTTCCGCGGCCGCGGCCACCGCGCCAACGGCTTCACCACCGACGGCGGCTTCGCCGAGTACGCGGTGAACCGCGTGAACACCCTCTTCCGTCTGCCCGACCACCTCCCGTTCGACGAGGCGACGCTCATCGTCACCGCCGGGACGGCCCTGTACGGCCTGGACACGCTGGGCGGGCCGGTCGCCGGGGAGACGCTGCTGGTCACGGGGCCGGGGCCGATCGGGCTCATGGGCGTGGCCTGCGGGAAGGCGCTCGGGGCCGAGGTCATCCTCACCGGCACGCGGGAGAACCGCCTGCGGTTGGGACGGGAGCTCGGGGCGGACCACACGATCAACGTGCGCGAGGCCGACGTGGTGCAGGAGGTCCGGCGCCTCACCGACGGGCTGGGGGTGGATCTGGTGCTGGAGTGCGCGGGCGCCCCCAACGCTGTGAACGAGGCACTCTACGCCACGAAGCGGGGCGGGCGCATCTGCCTGGCCGCCTTCAGCCGCGATCCCGTCCCGGTGGACACCGCTCACCTGGTGCGGCACAACATCACCCTCTACGGGATCCGCGGGGAGGGGCGCGGCGCGGTCAGGCGGGGGCTGGCGCTCATGGCCCAGGGCAAGATCTCCGGACGCCCTTTCATCACCCACCGTTTCCCCCTCGACCAGCTGCCGCAGGCGCTGGAGACGGCGGCCCGGCGGCTGGACGACGCCATCAAGGTGGTCGTCACGGTCTAG
- a CDS encoding TAXI family TRAP transporter solute-binding subunit, whose amino-acid sequence MLPAVLTLLLAVVGPAAAQVRLTILGGVVGGAGYQQAVGLHQVILDHLRGVAVPTVQGTPGYGANAQRLAQGLGDIAVVVTVDGFQVLERRPPYTDARKFPLQMYPTNPPLYVHFIAKQASGIRGFADLNGKRINVLTRGSLAEAVGTRLLEVLRIRPSRLYHFPHSEAAAGLQSGDIDAVVAGGIAPPYGEVGLREPLRVLSLTDEEVALVRERLPQVPVAEADFSEAYRGAGRARVLAPWAVMAARHDLEADLVYRITKAVFDNFATVVSIYKPAEGLTPRTVLETGYPLHPGALRYYREVGVRVPASMQPPAGLPR is encoded by the coding sequence GTGCTCCCCGCCGTCCTGACGCTCCTGCTTGCGGTCGTCGGGCCGGCGGCGGCGCAGGTCCGCCTCACCATCCTGGGCGGCGTGGTGGGCGGCGCCGGGTACCAGCAGGCGGTCGGCCTCCACCAGGTGATCCTCGACCACCTGCGCGGGGTGGCCGTGCCAACGGTGCAGGGGACCCCGGGATACGGCGCCAACGCGCAACGCCTGGCCCAGGGGCTGGGCGACATCGCCGTGGTGGTGACGGTGGACGGCTTCCAGGTGCTGGAGCGCCGGCCACCGTACACCGACGCGCGGAAGTTCCCGCTGCAGATGTACCCGACCAATCCGCCGCTCTACGTCCACTTCATCGCCAAGCAGGCCAGCGGCATCCGTGGCTTCGCCGACCTGAACGGGAAACGTATCAACGTGCTCACCCGCGGCTCCCTGGCCGAGGCGGTGGGGACGCGGCTGCTCGAGGTCCTGCGCATCCGTCCCTCCCGCCTCTACCACTTCCCGCACAGCGAGGCCGCGGCGGGGCTGCAGAGCGGAGACATCGACGCCGTCGTGGCCGGCGGGATTGCGCCGCCCTACGGCGAGGTGGGACTGCGCGAGCCGTTGCGCGTGCTGTCCCTCACCGACGAGGAGGTGGCGCTGGTGCGGGAGCGTCTGCCGCAGGTCCCGGTGGCGGAGGCCGACTTCAGCGAGGCCTACCGGGGCGCCGGCCGGGCGCGGGTGCTGGCCCCCTGGGCGGTGATGGCGGCGCGGCATGACCTGGAGGCCGACCTGGTCTACCGCATCACCAAGGCGGTCTTCGACAACTTCGCCACGGTGGTGAGCATCTACAAGCCGGCCGAGGGCCTCACGCCGCGCACGGTGCTGGAGACCGGCTACCCGCTCCACCCCGGCGCGCTGCGCTACTACCGCGAGGTGGGGGTGCGCGTCCCGGCCTCCATGCAGCCGCCGGCCGGCCTGCCGCGGTAG
- a CDS encoding class II aldolase/adducin family protein, with protein sequence MEPLTDPVAVDPVAGLREELVAVAHRAYAMGLVPGISGNLSVRVPGTDRILIKATGLAMGDMTVEDVLLLDLEGHVLEASDRAPSKERHFHLAIYRRRPDVGAIAHLHPPHTVAFAAVHALPPLLTGAARAFLGGKLALVPPAPSGSQELADAVGRAFADPAITAAILAEHGTVTVGPTLRSAFYLAQYLEDAARTALLADAARRWVVER encoded by the coding sequence GTGGAGCCCCTGACCGATCCCGTGGCCGTGGACCCCGTCGCCGGCCTGCGCGAGGAGCTGGTGGCGGTGGCGCACCGCGCCTACGCTATGGGCCTCGTCCCCGGCATCAGCGGCAACCTGAGCGTGCGCGTCCCCGGCACCGACCGCATCCTCATCAAGGCCACCGGGCTGGCCATGGGGGACATGACCGTCGAGGACGTCCTCCTGCTGGACCTGGAGGGCCACGTCCTGGAGGCCAGCGACCGCGCCCCCAGCAAGGAGCGCCACTTCCACCTGGCCATCTACCGCCGGCGACCCGACGTGGGGGCCATCGCCCACCTCCACCCGCCGCACACGGTGGCCTTCGCCGCCGTGCACGCCCTGCCGCCGCTCCTTACCGGAGCGGCGCGGGCGTTTCTGGGGGGCAAGCTGGCGCTCGTCCCGCCCGCGCCCTCGGGGTCGCAGGAGCTGGCCGACGCGGTGGGGCGTGCGTTCGCCGACCCGGCCATCACCGCGGCCATCCTGGCGGAGCACGGCACGGTGACGGTGGGCCCCACGCTGCGCAGCGCCTTCTACCTGGCCCAGTACCTGGAGGACGCCGCCCGCACCGCCCTCCTGGCGGACGCGGCGCGGCGGTGGGTGGTGGAGCGGTGA
- a CDS encoding Tm-1-like ATP-binding domain-containing protein, whose protein sequence is MSAPVVAVVATLDTKGEEARYLADRLRVRGLVPRLVDVGLRPTPRHDGEVDVVRAASARLPGRRDEALAVVGREAARLLAAWHAAGDLAGVVGLGGNQGTTAGAMAMRDLPLGLPKLLVSTVASGNLRPYLGSSDIAVLPAVADLLGGPNRLTRPLLERAAGMMAGMILPAPPGRPPLEEWAPAVALTALGNTQRAVERAMDWLRRRGYEPVPFHASGCGGSAMETLLERGLFAGVLDLTTHELLGEVWADDIYAPLRPRLVAAGRTGLPQVVGPGGLDYFVFGPPETVPARCRGRPTHRHNPYNTNVRTTGEELARVGGLLAERLNAARGPTAFLYPLRGWSEVGSPGGALHDPDANEHLRRAVREACGEDVRYVELDADLNDPRYADAAVGLLLDFLEGHRVGGSAAASST, encoded by the coding sequence GTGAGCGCGCCGGTCGTGGCCGTCGTGGCCACGCTGGACACGAAGGGGGAGGAGGCCCGCTACCTGGCCGACCGCCTGCGGGTGCGCGGCCTGGTGCCGCGCCTGGTGGACGTGGGGCTGCGCCCCACGCCGCGCCACGACGGTGAGGTGGATGTCGTGCGCGCCGCCTCCGCGCGCCTGCCCGGGCGGCGGGACGAGGCCCTGGCGGTGGTGGGGCGCGAGGCGGCGCGCCTGCTGGCGGCCTGGCACGCGGCCGGGGACCTGGCAGGTGTCGTCGGGCTGGGCGGCAACCAGGGCACGACCGCGGGTGCCATGGCCATGCGCGACCTGCCCCTCGGCCTGCCCAAGCTCCTCGTCTCCACGGTGGCCTCGGGCAACCTGCGCCCTTACCTCGGCAGCAGCGACATCGCCGTGCTGCCGGCGGTGGCCGACCTGCTGGGCGGGCCGAACCGCCTGACCCGTCCGCTCCTCGAACGGGCGGCGGGGATGATGGCCGGCATGATCCTCCCTGCCCCGCCCGGCCGGCCGCCGCTGGAGGAGTGGGCCCCGGCGGTGGCGCTCACCGCGCTCGGCAACACCCAGCGCGCGGTGGAGCGGGCCATGGACTGGCTTCGCCGGCGCGGGTACGAGCCGGTGCCCTTCCACGCCTCCGGGTGCGGCGGGAGCGCCATGGAGACCCTCCTCGAGCGCGGGCTCTTCGCCGGTGTCCTCGACCTGACGACGCACGAGCTGCTCGGCGAGGTGTGGGCGGACGACATCTACGCGCCGCTCCGGCCGCGCCTGGTGGCCGCCGGCCGCACCGGTCTCCCCCAGGTCGTGGGACCCGGTGGGCTGGATTACTTCGTTTTCGGGCCTCCAGAGACGGTCCCGGCGCGCTGCCGCGGGCGCCCCACACACCGCCACAACCCGTACAACACCAACGTGCGGACCACGGGGGAGGAGCTGGCGCGCGTCGGCGGGCTGCTGGCGGAGCGGCTGAACGCGGCTCGCGGGCCCACAGCCTTCCTCTACCCGCTGCGGGGGTGGTCGGAAGTGGGGAGTCCGGGTGGGGCCCTGCACGATCCCGACGCCAACGAGCACCTGCGGCGGGCCGTCCGGGAGGCGTGCGGGGAGGACGTGCGGTACGTGGAGCTCGACGCCGACCTCAACGACCCGCGCTACGCCGACGCGGCCGTCGGGCTCCTCCTCGACTTCCTGGAGGGCCATCGGGTCGGCGGATCAGCGGCTGCCAGCTCGACGTGA
- a CDS encoding creatininase family protein, with product MAVHPALVNMAVAVADRAHAPRWMGPAFSKKDGTGTVIFQDSENIWVPMEHHEYSDTATIGNPFRATAEKGQEIFRRMARHLADFVQEVRTFPVEITRRDFPERAWSP from the coding sequence ATGGCCGTCCACCCGGCGCTGGTGAACATGGCCGTGGCCGTCGCCGACCGGGCCCACGCCCCGCGCTGGATGGGCCCGGCCTTCAGCAAGAAGGACGGGACGGGGACGGTGATCTTCCAGGACTCCGAGAACATCTGGGTGCCCATGGAGCACCACGAGTACTCGGACACCGCCACCATCGGCAACCCCTTTCGGGCCACGGCGGAGAAAGGGCAGGAGATCTTCCGCCGCATGGCCCGCCACCTCGCCGACTTCGTCCAGGAGGTGCGCACCTTCCCGGTGGAGATCACCCGGCGCGACTTTCCCGAGCGGGCGTGGAGCCCCTGA
- a CDS encoding LacI family DNA-binding transcriptional regulator → MTRPATIVDVAARAGVSPATVSRVLNGTPHPVRPEVRARVLQAARGLGYLPNMVARSLLRRATSAVGLLVPDVSNPYYAVILRGIEDAAWQRGLAVILCNTDRRPERQRAALQMLAERRVDGLVVAGGAFGPADLTVLGGRLPVVAIGRHPARVPSVRVDNVAAGALATRHLLALGHRRIACLVGPAGSTSARDRLTGYRRALRHAGVRVASRYVVPADFTPAGGRRGVERLWAQGPPPTALVAPNDQAAVGAIRALYERGVGVPGDVSVVGFDDTPLAAVTVPALTSVHIPMDELGRRALELLLQLRDGGAGRGVVLRPRLIVRESTAPPSRAMATRGAGSG, encoded by the coding sequence ATGACCCGCCCCGCCACCATCGTCGACGTGGCCGCCCGCGCCGGGGTCTCGCCGGCCACGGTTTCCCGCGTGCTCAACGGGACGCCGCACCCGGTGCGGCCGGAGGTGCGGGCACGGGTGCTGCAGGCGGCGCGCGGGCTGGGCTACCTGCCCAACATGGTGGCGCGCAGCCTCCTCCGCCGGGCCACGAGCGCCGTGGGCCTGCTCGTCCCCGACGTGAGCAACCCGTACTACGCCGTCATCCTCCGCGGGATCGAGGACGCGGCCTGGCAGCGTGGGCTGGCCGTCATCCTGTGCAACACCGACCGTCGGCCGGAGCGGCAGCGCGCAGCCCTGCAGATGCTGGCGGAGCGGCGCGTGGACGGCCTGGTCGTAGCCGGCGGGGCCTTCGGTCCGGCCGACCTGACCGTGCTGGGGGGCCGGCTGCCGGTCGTGGCCATCGGGCGGCATCCGGCGCGGGTGCCGTCGGTGCGCGTGGACAACGTCGCGGCGGGCGCCCTGGCCACGCGCCACCTCCTGGCGCTGGGGCACCGGCGCATCGCCTGCCTGGTCGGCCCGGCGGGCTCGACCTCGGCACGCGACCGCCTCACCGGCTACCGCCGGGCGCTGCGCCACGCCGGCGTGCGCGTGGCGTCCCGCTACGTCGTGCCGGCCGACTTCACCCCGGCGGGCGGCCGCCGCGGGGTGGAGCGGCTGTGGGCACAGGGGCCGCCACCGACGGCCCTCGTGGCCCCCAACGACCAGGCGGCAGTGGGCGCCATCCGCGCGCTGTACGAACGCGGCGTGGGCGTCCCGGGGGACGTGTCGGTCGTGGGGTTCGACGACACCCCGCTGGCCGCGGTGACCGTGCCGGCCCTCACCTCGGTGCACATCCCGATGGACGAGCTGGGGCGGCGCGCCCTGGAGTTGCTGCTGCAGCTGCGAGATGGTGGCGCGGGCCGCGGTGTGGTGCTGCGTCCGCGCCTGATCGTCCGGGAGAGTACCGCGCCTCCGTCGCGGGCCATGGCGACGCGCGGGGCGGGGTCAGGATGA